One part of the Paracoccus sp. MBLB3053 genome encodes these proteins:
- a CDS encoding phage head-tail joining protein has protein sequence MTIYTAERYQTLCMMIAKGVTSLEVNGEKVVYRSLAEMLRIKGLMEAELGLGAAQRPRQHYPAYRKE, from the coding sequence GTGACGATCTACACGGCGGAAAGATATCAGACTCTCTGCATGATGATCGCGAAGGGTGTGACCAGCCTCGAGGTCAATGGCGAGAAGGTGGTCTATCGCAGCCTTGCCGAGATGCTCCGAATCAAGGGTCTGATGGAAGCCGAGCTCGGCCTGGGCGCGGCACAGCGCCCGCGGCAGCATTATCCGGCCTATCGCAAGGAATGA
- a CDS encoding phage portal protein has translation MNLLERSIAAVAPRWAMSRARARAVTAHYDAAGVGRRTSSMKAARTDADAAARQRLRMAWYARDMVRNTPFAARAQSVICGGIVGDGILPKVVLDSPELNDTARKLVRDRGLKLIEAHFDTCAIDRQGRQNLYGLQRLVANTVVDAGECLVRVYRSHPDPKALQLQLDVLEPDFLDESKFGLLGNGNEIRDGIEYDAAGHRVAYWLFTQHPGGDWSPGRRPGISERIPAGEILHVFRQDRPGQMRGVTWFAPVMMRLQDLADHEDAQLMRQKIAACFAAFRVRAEGGKDGEIKELAPGLIYDLGEDEDIKFATPPSVEGYDEFTRSALRSVAAGMGVTYEALTGDLGQVNFSSARMGRLEMDQNISAWQWLMLIPQMMQPLAAAFVDAWNARDGADLVKAGLPADIWHFLRLEWQPPRKVIVDPTREITALGDAVRNGFASRQQVVRQLGVDPERLIEEIAQDRADARRLGLSFDSDPGAKAGNGPPPGEAEEAIRDRQVES, from the coding sequence ATGAACCTGCTTGAACGGAGCATTGCGGCGGTCGCGCCGCGATGGGCGATGAGCCGTGCCCGCGCCCGCGCGGTGACGGCTCATTACGATGCGGCAGGCGTCGGGCGGCGCACCTCTAGCATGAAGGCGGCGCGCACCGATGCTGATGCCGCCGCACGCCAGCGGTTGCGCATGGCCTGGTATGCCCGCGACATGGTGCGCAATACGCCCTTCGCGGCCCGCGCCCAATCGGTGATCTGCGGTGGAATCGTCGGCGATGGCATCCTGCCCAAGGTGGTGCTCGACAGCCCCGAGCTGAACGACACCGCGCGGAAGCTGGTTCGCGATCGCGGGCTGAAGCTGATCGAGGCGCATTTCGATACCTGTGCCATCGACCGGCAAGGGCGGCAGAACCTCTACGGGCTGCAGCGCCTGGTCGCGAACACGGTCGTCGATGCCGGCGAATGCCTGGTGCGGGTCTATCGCAGCCATCCCGATCCCAAGGCCCTGCAATTGCAGCTCGACGTGTTGGAGCCGGACTTCCTCGACGAAAGCAAGTTTGGACTGCTCGGAAATGGCAACGAGATCCGCGACGGCATCGAATACGACGCGGCCGGACACCGGGTGGCCTATTGGCTGTTCACCCAGCATCCCGGCGGGGACTGGTCGCCCGGCCGGCGTCCCGGCATCTCGGAGCGAATCCCGGCGGGGGAAATCTTGCACGTCTTCCGCCAGGACCGGCCGGGACAGATGCGCGGCGTGACCTGGTTCGCGCCGGTGATGATGCGGCTTCAGGATCTGGCCGACCACGAGGATGCGCAGCTCATGCGGCAGAAGATCGCCGCCTGCTTCGCGGCATTCCGGGTACGGGCCGAGGGTGGCAAGGATGGCGAGATCAAGGAACTGGCTCCCGGACTGATCTACGATCTTGGTGAGGATGAGGACATCAAGTTCGCAACCCCGCCCAGTGTCGAAGGCTATGACGAGTTCACCCGCTCGGCTCTGCGTTCTGTCGCGGCCGGGATGGGGGTCACCTATGAGGCGCTGACCGGCGATCTTGGACAGGTGAACTTCAGCTCCGCCCGGATGGGGCGTCTGGAGATGGACCAGAATATCAGCGCATGGCAATGGCTGATGCTGATCCCGCAAATGATGCAGCCTCTGGCCGCGGCATTTGTCGATGCCTGGAACGCCCGCGACGGCGCCGATCTGGTCAAGGCCGGTTTGCCCGCCGACATCTGGCATTTCCTTCGCCTGGAGTGGCAGCCGCCGCGCAAGGTTATCGTCGATCCGACCCGCGAGATCACCGCGCTGGGTGATGCCGTCCGCAATGGCTTTGCCTCGCGCCAGCAAGTCGTGCGCCAGCTCGGCGTCGATCCCGAACGCCTGATCGAAGAGATCGCGCAGGACAGGGCTGACGCCAGGCGCCTTGGCCTGAGTTTCGACAGCGATCCCGGCGCGAAAGCCGGCAATGGCCCGCCGCCCGGCGAGGCCGAGGAAGCAATCCGCGACCGGCAGGTCGAAAGCTGA